In Ananas comosus cultivar F153 linkage group 10, ASM154086v1, whole genome shotgun sequence, the sequence AAGATCGATAGCTAGTAACACTGCCCTCAGAGATCCTAGAAGTGCTATCAGAATGAGGAGCCCCTGAAATGGAGGGCTTCTCCCTAGCATCAGTTTCTTCTCCAGTCGCCTTTAAAACACTCCCCTCGGAGATACTAGAAGTGCTATTAGAATGATAAATCCCCGAAATGGTGTGTTTCTCCTTAACCGCACTTCCATCTGCAGTTGCCTTTAGAACATCCTTCATGGCATCGCCTTTTACTTCTTCAGCTGCACCCGGCTTCTTCAAAACTGATCCTGAATTCACATCTTTCACCGGACTTGGACTGGCTAGCGCAGCAACGGAGGAAAAATTATCCAAATTGCTATTGCAGAAACTGGTGAGGTCTCCCGACTTCCCAATATGGATGCTAAACAACGATTCATTCGAGGTCACGCTCCATTCCATGGGTGTACCACCCTTGCTGCTTGTGAAAATTGATGCAGGGATCCTATTGGGATCAGGGACATTGCATTTCCCTGTAGATTGACCCGAAGGGAACTGATTCGTTTCAAACTTAACAAACTTATCTGATTCAGGATTTAGTTTTGTGGTCGATTCGACCGCCGGTTCCCGTAACTGAGAATTTTCTCCACTTTGTAGGGGCTTCTCATCTTTTGCTGTAATCAGTTTGCTACTGTCGACTGCGTCGATTTGGAAGAAATCTTCGTCTATTGAACTAtctgaagaagatgaagaggaccAAGATGGTTCTTTTCCGAACTTGGGACCATTTTCCAATTTGTCTTCATTATTATTATCCTGGTTTGCTCCAGACTCAAGATGTGGCTTCTCATGTCCAATACTCGCATGACCGTGTAAAGAGTCCATAAATATGTGCCGGAAATTAAGACTCTGGTTTTCAATATTACCGCATCAATTTCCAATGATCTGTGCCGAACATAAAGAGAATGTTAAATATCAAAAGCATGTCACACTTGAATTAAAGAGAATATCAAATGCATAGTTCTTGTTCTGTTTAGCAGAACAATCGCGGTCATCTCAAGTTAGAACTTGGTTGAGAAATCATCATACAGAATATGTATACAGCTAGATTGCGGAGCATAACGAAGCAAAGAAGATTTGATCATATCACAACTGTACAAACATTAAATGTGCAGGGTAACAAGGAAAACTACATCTCAATAGCCAAAAACTCGTATGAAACATTAGGATAATAAGctgatattttttttccattaatCAACAAGAAGAGTGAAGAAACCATTCAATACAATTCAAAAGCAAAGTGTCACCACTGCTTTCTTCTTATTTAAATATACATTAAAAACTACAGAAAATATCAATTTCAGGACTTAGTCATCATCTAAGAAGGAATTGAAATTATAAACTGCAAAGGAAAATAGTTAGCTCATATCATAAATATTCATGGGAAAAATGTGCTAATCACCTAAATAACCATCAAGCtgagatttttctttcttttactttAATTACTTCAATCGGCCACCggaaaaatccaatttttcgCAATTAAGCATCGACTAAATCAGAAAATAAGAGGTTTTTACATACCTCGAGGTCGATTGAGCTGTAAATCCACAATGATAATATccaaaaagagatttttttttcggGGAGGGGGGGATTGATTCTCGTTCCCTTTTCCCTCTTCTGAGCTCGCTCAAGGAGATAAAAACGAGAGAGGGGATTTGTTGTGTTGATGGGGTTTAATGGCCCCAGTTTGGGACGAGATATGGTGCTACGAAGGAACAACCTCTTTGCCGTAATTAGGGAGGAGTTGAAACCTAAATCGCCAAAACCTCTTCCGCGTCGCGAAACGCGGGACGCCCCCGACGcgcaacctctctctctctttctctaccgTCTTTTCAACCGCAACCGCAGCCGCCGCCCcgcgcggcgccggcgccggcgccgccgcggggCCGAGAAGCTTCCCTTTTGCGGCGGCGACACGGGATGCAGGGTTTTGATGGACACTATTGCTTGCACTCcgtgcaccacgtcatccgtgAACCGCAGTCTcattgcactctttctttttttttttaattttagttccCGCTGCTTGGATTGGAATCATGAGCTAAGTTGATgggaaaattctaaaatgcacCTTTTATATCGGTGTCACAGcattttcaaccaatcaaatattttttttctagatttatCTCTctcattataattataaaaaatattttaattatatatttttttaaaaggagaGTATAGTTGATTTGTTATTCAATGTCGTAGTGTAAATATCAAATAGTAAGCCGTCTCGAGGTAGTTGTACTTGTTCGGTGCACGGATGACGTGGTGTGCCCGGTGGAGGCAATA encodes:
- the LOC109716446 gene encoding uncharacterized protein LOC109716446, coding for MDSLHGHASIGHEKPHLESGANQDNNNEDKLENGPKFGKEPSWSSSSSSDSSIDEDFFQIDAVDSSKLITAKDEKPLQSGENSQLREPAVESTTKLNPESDKFVKFETNQFPSGQSTGKCNVPDPNRIPASIFTSSKGGTPMEWSVTSNESLFSIHIGKSGDLTSFCNSNLDNFSSVAALASPSPVKDVNSGSVLKKPGAAEEVKGDAMKDVLKATADGSAVKEKHTISGIYHSNSTSSISEGSVLKATGEETDAREKPSISGAPHSDSTSRISEGSVTSYRSFAFPILTMEGRSGSQKNESSVHQQAQAEQPQQSPPPTEPPISGFRKWFPCFSCCPFCC